ACGAGCCCCTTTGCAGACGTCACATTGCACATAGACATCAGGCAAAAAGTTCATTTCAATAACATTTACGCCTTGGCCACGGCAGGCCTCACAACGGCCACCCTTCACATTAAAACTAAATTGACCCACCTGATATCCGCGAGCCTTTGCCTCCACCGTTGCCGCAAAAATCTGACGAATAGGATCAAAAGCTCCTGTGTAAGTGGCGGGATTAGATCGGGGAGTTCGACCAATCGGCGACTGATCGATCACAATCACTTTATCGATCGATTTCAGACCTCGAAGCTCTCCTAATCCTTGAGGAAAAGGAATCTTTCGACCAAGGCCATGTTCAAGCGCTGGATGCAGAAGCTCATTCACTAAAGTGCTTTTTCCACTGCCACTCACGCCAGTAATCGACACCAAACGTCCTAGGGGAAACTCCACATTCAATCCTTCAAGATTATTACGGGAGCAGTCGAGAAGTTTCAAACTTCTGGTACCAACATTTCGCCTCTCAGCAGGAGTAGGAATACTCTTATAACCACTTAAATAAGCACCAGTTAAAGAATCCTTAGCCTTCAACAAGTCATCAATCGAACCCTCCGCCACGATGTGACCACCATGGACTCCGGCTCCAGGACCGATATCCACGAGATGGTCAGCAGCGCGGATCGTGTCCTCATCATGTTCAACCACCACCAAGGTATTGCCTAAATCCCGCAGACGTTCAAGCGTGGTCAATAAACGATCGTTGTCTCGCTGATGCAAGCCAATGCTTGGTTCATCGAGAACATAGAGAACACCTGTTAAACCAGCACCAATTTGCGTGGCAAGACGGATCCGCTGTGCTTCCCCACCTGACAGCGTCATCGCCGGTCGATCCAAGCTCAAATAATCCAAACCAACGTCAAGCAAAAAACGCAGACGCATCCGGATCTCTTTCAGTACAAGATCTCCGATTTGTATCTGTCGGGAATTCAAGAGGGGCTCAGAACCTTCAGAGCTGCCAACACCCATCAAGCTTTCAACCCGTTCGAGGGTCTGACCCACACTGACCGCTGTCAGATCCGTAATCCGATACGGGCCAACTTTCACTGCAAGCGCCTCAGGCCGCAAGCGCAGTCCAGCGCAACTCTCGCAAGGTACTAGCTCTAAATATTTTTCAAGCTTCTGCCGCTGTGCTTCTCCACTCGCATCACGAAGCTGGCGTTCGAGGATGGGCAAAATTCCTTCAAAGGGTCTCATATAGGTCTGAGACTTTCGATAACGGCTATCCGCCTGAATTTGAATCGGTTCACGACTGCCATTGAGTAAAATATCTTTTTGCTCATCGGTAAGATCTTTCCATGGTGTTTTAATTTCAAACCCAAAAGCTTCACCTACGGAATAAAGAAGAGAGAAGTAATAGGAGTTATCTTTTTCTGCCCAAGGCACTACAGCGGAATACACAGGCTGCGTCGGATCTGGAACCACCCGTTCAACCGTGAATTTCTTGATGTAACCAATTCCATGGCAAACCTCACAGGCTCCATAGGGACTATTGAACGAAAAAAGTCGTGGTGAAAGCTCTTCCATCACCGCCCCATGAACAGGGCATGCATAGTTCTCGGAATAAAGCCTTTCTTTCTCCACACCTTCGGGCAATTCTTCTCCCTTTTTCGGTACCACTTCAACAAGAGCTAACCCATCACCACGTTTCAATGCCGTACGCAAAGAATCATTCAACCGTTCCTGAATTCCTTCTCGAGCGACCAGACGGTCCACCACAACTTCAATGGCGTGCTGATGATTTTTGTCGAGCTCAATGTTGTCTGCCAGCTCACGAACTTCACCATCGATCCGTATCCGTGCAAAGCCTTCAGCAGCTAAACCACTGATCAATTTGCTGTGCGTTCCTTTTTTTCCACGCACCACCGGAGCTAAAAGTTGATAACGCGTTCCCTCAGGAAGCGTCAAGATCTGATCAACCATTTCATCAATGGTCTGGGGCCGAATGGAACGGCCACATTCAGGGCAATGGGGCTCCCCGGCACGACCAAATAAAAGGCGCAAGTAGTCGTGAATCTCGGTCACCGTGCCAACGGTGGAGCGAGGATTATGGCTGGTTGATTTCTGATCAATTGAAATGGCCGGCGATAGCCCTTCAATGGCATCCACATCTGGTTTATCCACCTGACCGAGAAACTGACGCGCATACGCAGACAGGCTCTCCACATAGCGACGCTGGCCTTCCGCAAAGATCGTGTCGAAGGCTAAGGAACTCTTTCCGCTGCCACTAACACCGGTGAAAACCACCATTTTGTTGCGCGGAATCGTGACATCCACGTTTTTGAGGTTGTGCTGCCGGGCACCACGAACCCGAATCACCTCCTCAGGGGACCCCCCACTCAAGGTCTCAGCCTTCAAAGAAACAGCCTTCGACAAGGCGGAATCATCCTTCGCGGTCGGAGCAGGGCGCCCCATACAGAGTCTGTTCAAGAGCCGCTGATTCTAAGGAGACTGCCGCTGTTCAGGCTGCTCGCTGCTCCAGCAAACTCGCCGCATACGCCTGAGCGTCATCAAAATCCCCACCAGCCAATTCAGCCAATTCTTGGCGTCTGGCCTGAGTGTCCCGCAGATGGGACACTCGCGAGCGTGTTTCTCCATCCACCACCTCCTTACTGACGCGAAAGTGATGATCTGCTGCTGCGGCTACTAACGGTTGATGGGTCACACAAAACACCTGGCGATGCTTGGCCATCGTTCGCAGCAAGTTGGCCATCTCTCCACTGACGCGACCACTCACACCACTGTCGATCTCGTCGAACAACAAGGTGCTGGAACCATCCACATCCGCCAAACAGGTTTTAAGAGCCAACAGAAAACGCGACATCTCCCCTCCTGAGGCCACCTCGGCTAAGGGAGCAAGGGGCTGACCTGGATTCGCCGAAAACAAAAAACAAATGGCATCGGCGCCTAGATCCATCGGCTCAACGGCAGAAAAATCCACCCGAAAGCGCACATTTTCAAGGCCCATCGGCCGCAAATGGGTCATCAATCGCTCCTCCAAGCTCGCTGCGGAAGCTTGTCGCAACATCGTGAGCGACTGGTTGCAGCAATCCCGATGCTTGCGAGCCTCCTGTTCCTGGTGGCGCAACACCTCCAAAGCCGCATCGGCACCACCGGCTGCGTTTTGATCGCGAATGGCATCGCGCCGCTCGATCAACACCCTCAGTTCAACGCCGTAACGCCGCTCCAAGCGTTTCAGCAAAGCGAGCCGATCCTGCAGCACACCCAATCGTTCTGGATCGCTTTCTAAAGACGCCCCATACACTTCAAGACCCCGAATTAAATCGAGCAAACCAGCCTCCATATCCAGGCATCTCTCAGCAGACACGTTCAATGAAGCGTCAAGGGTCTGCAATTGCTGCAGCTCGTGGCAACAGGCCGTGAGGTGATCCAATGCCGATGGAGCCTGTTCAGCGCCGTCTTGAAGCCGGCCAATCAACACACCAAGACCTTCGAGCAAGCGCACGCCATGAACCAAACGGTCTTGCTCTTGTTCCAGCTGTTGAATTTCAGCGGGATCGTCAAGGAAAGCGGCCTCGAGTTCCATCAACAACGCGTCTTGTTCCTCCTGCTGTTCCAGAAGACGACGTTGATCGGTCTCAACCTTCAACACCTCGGCATGACAGTTTTGCCAAACCTGCCAAGACTCACGCACGGTTAGTAGACACTGAGCGAGCGGCTCACCTCCCAGTCGATCGATCCAACGACGTTGCTGACCCGAATAAGCAAGCTGCTGGGTTTGGCCCTGCACCGTGAGATCGATCAACAAAGGCCTGAGCTGAAGCAATTGCTGCCGGTTCACAACAGTGCCATTCAGTCGTGAGCGGCTGCTCAAGCGTTCGTCCTGACGTCGCCACTCCCGCGACAAAACCAAATCGCCGCCGTCATCATCGAGTTGATGCTCTAAAAGCCACCGCCGCGCAGCATCGTCCGGGGTGAACGTTGCTTCAATCACCGCGCGATCACAACCCGTCCGCACCAACCGACCCGCAGACGTTCCCTGCATGCCGCCCAGTAGGGCGTCGAGTGCATCTAATAAGAGTGACTTGCCTGCACCAGTCTCACCGGTCAACACAGAAAGACCGTGTTCAAAC
The window above is part of the Synechococcus sp. WH 8020 genome. Proteins encoded here:
- the uvrA gene encoding excinuclease ABC subunit UvrA, translated to MGRPAPTAKDDSALSKAVSLKAETLSGGSPEEVIRVRGARQHNLKNVDVTIPRNKMVVFTGVSGSGKSSLAFDTIFAEGQRRYVESLSAYARQFLGQVDKPDVDAIEGLSPAISIDQKSTSHNPRSTVGTVTEIHDYLRLLFGRAGEPHCPECGRSIRPQTIDEMVDQILTLPEGTRYQLLAPVVRGKKGTHSKLISGLAAEGFARIRIDGEVRELADNIELDKNHQHAIEVVVDRLVAREGIQERLNDSLRTALKRGDGLALVEVVPKKGEELPEGVEKERLYSENYACPVHGAVMEELSPRLFSFNSPYGACEVCHGIGYIKKFTVERVVPDPTQPVYSAVVPWAEKDNSYYFSLLYSVGEAFGFEIKTPWKDLTDEQKDILLNGSREPIQIQADSRYRKSQTYMRPFEGILPILERQLRDASGEAQRQKLEKYLELVPCESCAGLRLRPEALAVKVGPYRITDLTAVSVGQTLERVESLMGVGSSEGSEPLLNSRQIQIGDLVLKEIRMRLRFLLDVGLDYLSLDRPAMTLSGGEAQRIRLATQIGAGLTGVLYVLDEPSIGLHQRDNDRLLTTLERLRDLGNTLVVVEHDEDTIRAADHLVDIGPGAGVHGGHIVAEGSIDDLLKAKDSLTGAYLSGYKSIPTPAERRNVGTRSLKLLDCSRNNLEGLNVEFPLGRLVSITGVSGSGKSTLVNELLHPALEHGLGRKIPFPQGLGELRGLKSIDKVIVIDQSPIGRTPRSNPATYTGAFDPIRQIFAATVEAKARGYQVGQFSFNVKGGRCEACRGQGVNVIEMNFLPDVYVQCDVCKGARFNRETLQVTYKGHTIADVLEMTVEQAADVFSAIPQAADRLTTLVDVGLGYVKLGQPAPTLSGGEAQRVKLATELSRRATGKTLYLIDEPTTGLSFYDVHKLMDVIQRLVDKGNSVICIEHNLDVIRCSDWIIDLGPEGGNKGGQIVVTGTPEEVAQHETSHTGRYLKQVLEQHPPESIESAA
- the recN gene encoding DNA repair protein RecN — encoded protein: MLTGLRLDNIALIERLELAFEHGLSVLTGETGAGKSLLLDALDALLGGMQGTSAGRLVRTGCDRAVIEATFTPDDAARRWLLEHQLDDDGGDLVLSREWRRQDERLSSRSRLNGTVVNRQQLLQLRPLLIDLTVQGQTQQLAYSGQQRRWIDRLGGEPLAQCLLTVRESWQVWQNCHAEVLKVETDQRRLLEQQEEQDALLMELEAAFLDDPAEIQQLEQEQDRLVHGVRLLEGLGVLIGRLQDGAEQAPSALDHLTACCHELQQLQTLDASLNVSAERCLDMEAGLLDLIRGLEVYGASLESDPERLGVLQDRLALLKRLERRYGVELRVLIERRDAIRDQNAAGGADAALEVLRHQEQEARKHRDCCNQSLTMLRQASAASLEERLMTHLRPMGLENVRFRVDFSAVEPMDLGADAICFLFSANPGQPLAPLAEVASGGEMSRFLLALKTCLADVDGSSTLLFDEIDSGVSGRVSGEMANLLRTMAKHRQVFCVTHQPLVAAAADHHFRVSKEVVDGETRSRVSHLRDTQARRQELAELAGGDFDDAQAYAASLLEQRAA